From Pontibacter actiniarum, a single genomic window includes:
- a CDS encoding Dps family protein codes for MEKLSNIGLQKEDSRHVAEKLNELLANYHLYYQNLRGFHWNIKGIHFFQLHDKFEELYGSALSRIDAIAERILTIGQQPLHTFSDYMRLSSIKEAANLSGDKETVSATHQNLSILLDLEREILKLAAETGDEGTVSLISEDIHENEKTLWMLNAFLS; via the coding sequence ATGGAAAAACTATCAAACATCGGATTACAGAAAGAAGACAGCAGGCACGTGGCAGAGAAACTGAATGAGCTGCTGGCAAACTACCACCTGTACTACCAGAACCTGCGGGGCTTTCACTGGAACATCAAGGGGATTCACTTCTTCCAGTTGCACGATAAGTTTGAGGAGCTTTACGGCAGCGCCCTATCCAGGATCGATGCCATCGCGGAGCGCATCCTGACAATCGGGCAGCAGCCGCTGCACACGTTCTCAGACTATATGCGCCTGTCCAGCATTAAGGAGGCAGCCAACCTGAGCGGCGACAAGGAAACGGTGTCTGCTACGCACCAGAACCTGAGCATACTGCTTGACCTGGAGCGCGAGATTCTGAAACTGGCGGCAGAAACGGGAGACGAAGGCACAGTAAGCCTCATCAGCGAAGACATTCACGAGAACGAGAAGACCCTGTGGATGCTGAACGCCTTCCTAAGCTAG
- a CDS encoding TrkH family potassium uptake protein, translating to MSVNFKAFLKDVGKLLYLPAVFAFVTLPVIIYFKEWFALPPFALMAVVSFGVGQLLFQPVKSSQESAAGLSIIFVTVAWLLLPLFGIIAFYGTALAAPENTYPAVSVFLQPTNCFFESMSGFTGTGLTMVKNPSQLPYTLQWGRSFMEWIGGVGVIMLASMLLSFNHDKGKLYHAETRKWTIDDAPATATIKKIWWIYVAYTVASILTFYLAGMPFWEALNHGMTAIGTGGFSVTPRSFTDYSSLIKALAVVIMVVGAINFKAHYLLIFRRDIKSVLKQTQLRYFAALLVVALLTMVLIKPDTPFIDILFQVASALGTCGLNTAKLSTWAMAPLFLLVVLMLFGGNAGSTAGGIKTERVAWFTKGIWRGAKKAWLPEDEEPPLYFDQEAKKPKVTDRNIEQAAVIYFIWMATLTVGTLCLSVLVGDQYTFDQVVFDSASALSNVGLSSGLTGPDLPNSAKLLLTGLMWVGRLEVMAVVILLLSPLYIAKSHHPNT from the coding sequence TTGAGCGTAAACTTCAAAGCCTTTTTGAAGGATGTCGGTAAGCTGCTTTACTTACCTGCCGTTTTTGCCTTCGTAACACTACCTGTTATTATTTATTTTAAGGAATGGTTTGCGTTGCCCCCGTTTGCCCTCATGGCAGTTGTCAGCTTTGGGGTCGGGCAGCTGCTGTTCCAACCTGTTAAGAGTTCTCAGGAATCAGCAGCAGGCTTGTCTATTATCTTCGTCACTGTTGCCTGGCTACTGCTCCCGCTCTTTGGCATTATTGCCTTCTACGGCACTGCCCTTGCCGCACCAGAAAACACCTACCCCGCAGTTTCGGTGTTCTTACAACCGACAAACTGCTTCTTCGAGTCCATGTCTGGCTTTACCGGAACGGGTCTCACCATGGTAAAGAACCCCAGCCAGCTGCCCTACACCCTGCAGTGGGGGCGATCGTTTATGGAGTGGATAGGAGGCGTTGGTGTGATCATGCTTGCGTCCATGCTGTTAAGCTTCAACCACGACAAAGGGAAACTGTACCATGCCGAAACAAGAAAATGGACCATAGATGACGCTCCCGCCACAGCCACCATCAAAAAGATATGGTGGATTTACGTGGCATACACAGTCGCCTCCATCCTTACTTTTTACCTTGCCGGCATGCCTTTCTGGGAGGCGCTAAACCACGGCATGACGGCCATCGGCACAGGTGGCTTTTCCGTTACACCAAGAAGCTTCACCGATTACTCTTCGCTGATCAAGGCCCTGGCAGTTGTTATTATGGTTGTAGGAGCGATAAACTTTAAAGCGCACTACCTGCTCATTTTCCGGCGCGATATCAAGTCCGTGTTAAAGCAGACGCAGCTGCGGTACTTTGCCGCACTGCTGGTCGTAGCCCTGCTTACCATGGTTTTGATAAAGCCAGACACACCGTTTATCGACATCCTGTTTCAGGTTGCCTCCGCCTTAGGAACCTGCGGGCTCAACACCGCAAAGCTCAGCACCTGGGCCATGGCTCCCCTCTTTCTGTTAGTTGTTCTGATGCTCTTTGGAGGTAACGCTGGCTCTACTGCCGGGGGCATCAAAACGGAGCGTGTGGCGTGGTTTACGAAGGGGATCTGGAGGGGCGCGAAAAAGGCATGGCTGCCGGAGGACGAGGAGCCCCCGCTCTACTTTGATCAGGAGGCGAAGAAGCCCAAGGTAACAGATAGAAACATAGAGCAGGCTGCTGTTATTTATTTTATCTGGATGGCAACCCTTACAGTAGGCACGTTGTGCCTGTCGGTGCTTGTCGGCGACCAGTACACCTTCGACCAGGTGGTATTTGACTCGGCCTCTGCCCTGAGCAATGTGGGGCTTAGCTCCGGCCTCACAGGGCCCGACCTGCCAAACAGTGCCAAGCTCCTCCTGACGGGACTCATGTGGGTAGGGCGCCTGGAGGTGATGGCGGTGGTCATTCTCCTGCTTTCTCCACTGTACATAGCCAAAAGCCACCACCCTAACACCTAA
- the rny gene encoding ribonuclease Y — protein sequence MPDILYILLTALVALGVGVYIGRSLLQKVYKQQEEDARQRAKNIVREAEINAESIKKDRILEAKEKYLKMKSEFEEETNKKKNIIIQNENKVKQREQQVQKQMEQAKRLEADLQKEKDGLQAQLDKERNNLQAQQEQLNKRKEEVEQQHQEIVGQLEKIAGLTAAEAREQLVEALKNEAQSHASSHIKDIVAQAKLTATKEAKKIVIETIQRTAAEHAIENCVSVFNIESDDIKGKIIGREGRNIRALEAATGVEIIVDDTPEAIIISGFDPVRREIARLSLHRLVADGRIHPARIEEVVTKTRKNIEEEIVEIGERTAIDLGIHGLHPELIKMVGRMRFRSSYGQNLLQHSREVANLCATMAAELGLNVKHAKRAGLLHDIGKVTPDEPELPHAIIGMELAKKYKEHPDVCNAIGAHHDEVEMTAMVSPLVQACDAISGSRPGARREIMESYIKRLKELEEAAVSFDGVNQCYAIQAGRELRVMVDADNVTDEKAAQLSYDISQKIEKEMQYPGQIKITVIREMRAISYAK from the coding sequence ATGCCCGATATCCTTTACATTTTACTAACAGCTCTTGTAGCGCTCGGAGTGGGCGTGTACATAGGGCGCTCCCTGCTGCAGAAAGTATACAAGCAGCAGGAGGAAGACGCGCGTCAGCGCGCCAAGAACATTGTTCGCGAGGCAGAGATCAACGCCGAGAGCATCAAAAAAGACCGTATTCTGGAGGCGAAGGAGAAATACCTGAAAATGAAGTCTGAGTTCGAGGAGGAGACGAACAAGAAGAAGAACATCATCATCCAGAACGAGAACAAGGTAAAGCAGCGCGAGCAGCAGGTACAGAAGCAAATGGAGCAGGCCAAGCGCCTGGAGGCCGATCTGCAGAAAGAGAAAGACGGTTTGCAGGCGCAGCTGGATAAAGAGCGAAACAACCTGCAGGCGCAGCAGGAGCAGCTTAACAAGCGCAAAGAGGAGGTAGAGCAGCAGCACCAGGAGATCGTTGGCCAGCTGGAGAAGATTGCCGGCCTGACAGCCGCCGAGGCCCGCGAGCAGCTGGTGGAGGCCCTGAAGAATGAGGCCCAGTCGCACGCTTCGTCGCACATCAAAGATATTGTGGCGCAGGCAAAGCTTACCGCTACCAAAGAAGCCAAGAAAATCGTTATCGAAACCATCCAGCGGACTGCCGCCGAGCACGCCATTGAGAACTGCGTGTCGGTGTTCAACATCGAGAGCGACGACATCAAAGGCAAGATCATTGGCCGCGAAGGGCGTAACATACGTGCCTTAGAGGCTGCCACGGGTGTGGAGATCATCGTAGACGACACGCCGGAAGCGATCATTATCTCTGGCTTTGACCCGGTTCGCCGCGAAATCGCACGCCTGTCGCTGCACCGCCTGGTGGCCGACGGCCGTATTCACCCTGCCCGCATTGAGGAGGTGGTGACCAAGACCCGCAAGAACATTGAGGAAGAGATTGTAGAGATCGGTGAGCGCACCGCCATTGACCTGGGCATCCACGGGCTGCACCCGGAACTGATCAAGATGGTGGGCCGCATGCGATTCCGCTCTTCTTATGGCCAAAACCTGCTGCAGCACTCGCGTGAGGTAGCCAACCTTTGCGCCACCATGGCCGCCGAGCTTGGCCTGAACGTGAAGCACGCCAAGCGCGCCGGTCTGTTGCACGATATCGGTAAGGTAACCCCGGACGAGCCGGAGCTGCCGCACGCGATCATCGGTATGGAGCTGGCCAAGAAGTATAAAGAGCACCCGGATGTGTGTAACGCCATCGGTGCCCACCACGACGAGGTGGAGATGACCGCAATGGTGTCTCCGCTGGTACAGGCCTGCGACGCCATCTCCGGTTCAAGACCGGGTGCCCGCCGCGAGATCATGGAGTCGTACATCAAGCGCCTGAAGGAGCTGGAAGAAGCCGCTGTTTCTTTCGACGGTGTAAACCAGTGCTACGCCATCCAGGCTGGCCGCGAGCTGCGCGTAATGGTAGACGCCGACAATGTAACAGATGAGAAAGCCGCACAGCTGTCCTACGACATCTCGCAGAAGATAGAGAAGGAGATGCAGTACCCGGGCCAGATCAAGATTACAGTTATCCGCGAGATGCGCGCCATCAGCTACGCCAAATAA
- a CDS encoding cell division protein ZapA, which produces MSELSIKIRIAEREYPMRVKEEEEERIRAVGKILNERLRFFKDQFGIQDKQDLLAMVAFETMVEKMKLDEERASHVSQVDQQLNLLDDLLSSVNK; this is translated from the coding sequence ATGAGTGAATTATCGATAAAGATTCGCATCGCGGAACGCGAGTATCCGATGCGGGTGAAGGAAGAGGAAGAGGAGAGAATCAGAGCAGTCGGAAAGATCCTGAACGAGCGCTTGCGCTTTTTCAAAGATCAGTTTGGTATACAGGACAAGCAGGATCTATTGGCTATGGTGGCGTTTGAGACCATGGTGGAGAAGATGAAGCTGGATGAGGAAAGAGCCTCGCATGTATCCCAGGTAGACCAGCAACTTAATCTTCTGGACGATCTCTTATCATCAGTTAATAAATAG
- the pheT gene encoding phenylalanine--tRNA ligase subunit beta has product MLISFDWLKQLIHIDKSAEETGALLTGAGLEVEGIHTFDVVQGGLEGIVIGEVLTCERHPDADRLNITTVDIGAAEPSQIVCGAPNVAAGQKVVVATVNSTLYPAGGEPFKIKKSKIRGAVSEGMICAEDEIGIGASHAGIMVLDTDLPNGTPAAEFFGLGSDKVFEIGLTPNRADAASHFGVARDLQALLHEQAQLPKVGDFKVNNTSRPIAVEVQDAEACPRYAGVTVSGIKVGPSPEWMQKRLRAIGLSPINNVVDVTNYVLHELGQPLHAFDADKITGGKIVVKTVEAGTTFKTLDGVERKLHATDLMICNAEGPMAIGGVFGGEESGVTDETSSIFIESAYFSPGWVRRTGMAHNLKTDASFRFERGTDPNMVILALKRAALLVQEVAGGEVSSELVDVYPEAIKDAEVLLSIERTHLLIGQHIGAERIKAILTDLGIQVTNETETHLTLSVPPYKVDVTREADVVEEILRIYGFNNIQMDENLATTFLAKFPNPYAEDVTEAIMSYIAANGFHEIITNSITNSNYYQPAGEAEVASLVKVVNFNSEDLDVMRKSMVFSGLEVLRRNINRRQRDLKLFELGKVYEQQDGEYKESRKLSLYMVGNVTAESWKQPSIKSAFHDLAGVVQNVLRKLNAGDFEVQNLENNGYMRQGIAYVKNATVVAELGVLDAGVTRFMEVKEQVWYAELNWDYLLKKYKDKLVAEELPKFPEVRRDLSLVVDKNVTFDQLKKVAFKVERKLLQGVNVFDVYEGDKIEAGKKAYALSFTLQDRQQTLTDKVIDSTMNRLMQQFEKQLGAFIRK; this is encoded by the coding sequence ATGCTGATTTCATTCGACTGGCTGAAACAACTCATACATATTGATAAAAGTGCTGAAGAAACAGGTGCGCTGCTAACCGGTGCCGGGCTAGAGGTGGAGGGAATCCACACCTTTGACGTGGTGCAGGGAGGCCTGGAAGGTATTGTGATAGGAGAGGTGCTGACCTGTGAGCGCCACCCGGACGCTGACCGCCTGAACATTACCACCGTAGACATCGGCGCGGCTGAGCCAAGCCAGATCGTGTGCGGTGCGCCAAATGTGGCCGCCGGGCAGAAAGTGGTGGTTGCCACCGTAAACAGCACGCTTTACCCTGCCGGAGGAGAGCCCTTCAAGATCAAGAAGTCCAAGATTCGCGGGGCAGTGTCCGAAGGGATGATCTGCGCCGAGGATGAGATTGGTATCGGGGCGTCGCACGCCGGCATCATGGTGCTGGACACGGACCTGCCGAACGGTACGCCAGCCGCGGAGTTCTTCGGCCTGGGCTCTGACAAAGTGTTTGAAATAGGGCTGACGCCCAACCGCGCCGATGCCGCCTCGCACTTCGGGGTGGCCCGCGACCTGCAGGCCCTGCTGCATGAGCAGGCGCAGCTGCCAAAGGTGGGCGATTTTAAGGTAAACAACACCTCCCGCCCGATTGCGGTGGAGGTACAGGATGCAGAAGCCTGCCCACGCTATGCCGGCGTAACGGTGTCAGGCATAAAAGTTGGCCCGTCGCCGGAGTGGATGCAGAAACGCCTGCGCGCCATCGGCCTCTCGCCCATCAACAACGTGGTGGACGTAACCAACTATGTGCTGCACGAGCTGGGGCAGCCGTTGCACGCCTTCGATGCCGATAAAATCACAGGCGGTAAGATTGTGGTGAAAACGGTGGAGGCAGGCACCACCTTTAAGACACTGGACGGTGTGGAGCGCAAGCTGCATGCCACAGACCTGATGATCTGCAACGCCGAAGGGCCGATGGCCATTGGCGGCGTGTTCGGGGGCGAGGAGTCCGGCGTAACCGACGAAACGAGCAGCATCTTTATCGAGAGCGCCTATTTCTCGCCAGGCTGGGTGCGCCGCACCGGCATGGCCCACAACCTGAAAACCGATGCCTCTTTCCGCTTTGAGCGCGGCACGGACCCGAACATGGTGATCCTGGCCCTGAAGCGCGCGGCCCTGCTGGTGCAGGAGGTGGCCGGCGGTGAGGTAAGCTCTGAGCTGGTGGATGTGTACCCGGAGGCTATCAAGGACGCTGAGGTGCTGCTGAGCATTGAGCGCACGCACCTGCTCATCGGGCAGCACATTGGAGCAGAGCGCATCAAAGCCATACTTACAGACCTGGGCATCCAGGTTACGAACGAGACAGAAACGCACCTGACGCTGTCGGTGCCGCCTTACAAGGTGGACGTGACGCGCGAGGCCGATGTGGTGGAAGAGATTCTGCGCATCTACGGCTTCAACAACATTCAGATGGACGAGAACCTGGCCACCACTTTTCTGGCGAAGTTCCCGAACCCTTACGCAGAGGATGTAACGGAGGCCATTATGAGCTACATCGCGGCGAACGGCTTCCACGAGATCATTACCAACTCCATCACCAACTCCAACTACTACCAGCCTGCCGGAGAGGCAGAGGTGGCCAGCCTGGTAAAGGTGGTTAACTTCAACTCCGAAGACCTGGACGTGATGCGCAAGAGCATGGTGTTCTCTGGCCTGGAGGTGCTGCGCCGCAACATCAACCGCCGCCAGCGCGACCTGAAGCTGTTTGAGCTGGGCAAAGTATACGAGCAGCAGGACGGGGAGTATAAAGAAAGCCGCAAGCTGTCGCTGTACATGGTGGGCAACGTAACGGCCGAAAGCTGGAAGCAGCCAAGTATAAAGTCCGCCTTCCACGATTTGGCGGGGGTGGTGCAGAACGTGCTCCGCAAGCTGAACGCCGGCGACTTCGAGGTGCAGAACCTGGAGAACAACGGCTACATGCGCCAGGGCATCGCGTATGTGAAAAACGCAACCGTGGTAGCCGAGCTGGGCGTGCTGGATGCCGGCGTGACCCGCTTTATGGAAGTGAAGGAGCAGGTGTGGTATGCCGAGCTGAACTGGGACTACCTGCTGAAGAAGTATAAAGACAAGCTGGTGGCCGAGGAGCTGCCGAAGTTCCCGGAGGTGCGCCGCGACCTGTCGCTGGTGGTAGACAAGAACGTGACCTTTGACCAGCTGAAGAAGGTGGCCTTTAAGGTGGAGCGTAAACTGCTGCAGGGCGTGAACGTGTTTGACGTGTACGAAGGCGATAAAATAGAGGCAGGCAAAAAAGCCTACGCCCTGAGCTTTACCCTGCAGGACAGGCAGCAAACGCTGACCGACAAGGTAATCGACAGCACTATGAACCGCCTGATGCAGCAGTTTGAGAAACAATTGGGAGCTTTTATCCGCAAATAG
- a CDS encoding DUF1684 domain-containing protein: protein MQRPLKLILLAGLALVLIYIAKDAFFNDDNYIQPLLKEREEKDLSFRSRANTPFDDEGRRAFKNLVYYEPDLAYRVKARVEKLAQQDTLLMPLTNGSYEPYLRYGVAAFELQDKPYKLTLYKKLSEEKDQLFVPFTDKTNGFETYGGGRFMDVPFEEGNETVMLDFNRAYSPFCAYNPDYVCPVPPKDNRLDIAVPVGEKTYEGTH from the coding sequence ATGCAGAGACCGCTGAAACTGATACTGCTGGCCGGCCTGGCGCTGGTGCTCATCTACATCGCAAAAGACGCCTTCTTTAACGATGACAACTACATACAGCCCCTGCTAAAGGAGCGGGAGGAGAAGGATCTCTCGTTCAGGAGCCGCGCCAACACCCCCTTCGACGACGAAGGCCGGCGCGCCTTTAAAAACCTGGTGTACTACGAGCCGGACCTGGCGTACCGGGTAAAAGCCAGGGTAGAGAAACTGGCGCAGCAGGACACCCTGCTCATGCCGCTTACCAACGGCAGCTACGAACCGTACCTGCGCTACGGAGTGGCAGCGTTCGAGCTGCAGGACAAGCCCTACAAACTGACCCTGTACAAGAAACTGAGCGAAGAAAAAGACCAGCTCTTTGTGCCGTTCACCGACAAGACCAACGGCTTTGAGACGTATGGCGGCGGGCGGTTCATGGATGTGCCCTTCGAGGAGGGGAACGAAACGGTGATGCTGGACTTTAACCGCGCCTACAGCCCTTTCTGTGCCTACAACCCTGATTATGTGTGCCCCGTGCCGCCCAAAGACAACCGCCTGGACATCGCTGTTCCGGTAGGGGAAAAAACGTACGAAGGAACGCATTAA
- a CDS encoding sialate O-acetylesterase — MFFKPKQLNLALLFFLSLTGTAFAQARLPKLIGDGMVLQRNAEVKIWGWAAPHEKVSVSFRNNKYKTVADEAGDWAIMLKDLPAGGPYTLKVEASNTITLNDILVGDVWVCSGQSNMELPMRRVRPLYGEEIANASNDNIRYFAVPQKYDFNTAREDLEAGQWQKTTPESVEGFSAVAYFFAKELHDKYKVPVGLINASLGGSPAEAWISEDALKAFPEHYQEAQRFKDGTLITRIEQQDNARRNAWYAQLNQKDKGHQGQQKWYVPHLNTSDWKTMQVPGYWADAALGQENGVVWFRKEVTLPASMAGKPADLNMGRIVDADSVFVNGQFVGTTGYQYPPRWYNVPAGVLKEGQNTIAIRIINESGKGGFVLDKPYQLTVGKQAIDLKGDWQYKLGAAMEPLGGQTFVRWKPTGLYNAMISPLLNYSIKGVIWYQGESNADTPEEYRTLFPALIRNWRAEWNQGEFPFLFVQLANYMEAKDKPSESGWAMLREAQQQALALPNTGMAVTIDLGEWNDIHPLRKKEVGQRLALAAEKVAYGDNVVHAGPTYTSMQKKGNKIILSFENTGSGLVAKGGGELKRFAIAGPDKQFTWAKAKIKGNKVTVWSDSISHPVAVRYAWSDNPEGANLYNKEGLPASPFRTDQEQAPQQGQL; from the coding sequence ATGTTCTTTAAACCAAAACAGCTTAACCTAGCATTACTCTTCTTTCTCTCTTTAACAGGCACAGCCTTCGCGCAGGCCAGGCTCCCGAAGCTGATCGGCGACGGCATGGTACTGCAGCGGAACGCCGAGGTCAAAATCTGGGGCTGGGCCGCTCCCCACGAAAAAGTCAGCGTGAGCTTCCGGAACAACAAGTACAAAACCGTGGCAGATGAGGCGGGCGACTGGGCAATCATGCTTAAGGACCTGCCTGCAGGCGGCCCCTACACCCTGAAGGTGGAGGCCAGCAACACGATCACACTCAACGACATCCTGGTTGGCGATGTGTGGGTTTGCTCCGGGCAGTCGAACATGGAGCTGCCTATGCGGCGCGTGCGGCCGCTCTACGGAGAGGAGATCGCCAACGCCTCCAATGACAACATCCGCTACTTTGCCGTGCCCCAGAAGTATGATTTCAACACAGCGCGCGAGGACCTGGAGGCAGGGCAATGGCAGAAGACAACCCCGGAGAGTGTTGAGGGCTTCTCGGCGGTAGCTTACTTCTTCGCAAAAGAGCTGCATGACAAGTATAAAGTACCGGTTGGGCTGATAAACGCCAGCCTGGGCGGCTCTCCGGCAGAGGCCTGGATCAGCGAAGACGCCCTGAAAGCCTTTCCGGAGCACTACCAGGAGGCCCAGCGCTTTAAGGACGGCACCCTGATTACCCGGATCGAGCAGCAGGACAACGCGCGGCGGAATGCCTGGTATGCGCAGCTCAACCAAAAAGACAAAGGCCACCAGGGGCAGCAAAAGTGGTATGTCCCGCACCTGAACACCTCCGACTGGAAAACCATGCAGGTGCCGGGCTATTGGGCAGACGCAGCGCTTGGGCAGGAGAACGGGGTTGTGTGGTTCAGGAAAGAGGTAACACTGCCTGCCAGCATGGCCGGGAAGCCCGCAGACCTGAACATGGGCCGCATTGTGGACGCTGACTCGGTTTTCGTGAACGGGCAGTTTGTTGGCACCACCGGCTACCAGTACCCTCCCCGCTGGTACAACGTGCCGGCAGGCGTGCTGAAAGAAGGCCAGAACACCATTGCAATCCGGATCATCAACGAGTCTGGCAAGGGTGGGTTCGTGCTGGACAAGCCCTACCAGCTGACGGTCGGCAAACAGGCCATCGACCTGAAAGGGGACTGGCAGTACAAGCTTGGGGCAGCTATGGAGCCGCTCGGCGGCCAAACGTTTGTCCGCTGGAAACCGACGGGGCTGTACAACGCCATGATCTCTCCGCTCCTCAACTACAGCATTAAAGGCGTGATATGGTACCAGGGAGAGTCTAACGCTGACACCCCCGAAGAGTACCGCACCCTGTTCCCGGCCCTTATCCGAAACTGGAGAGCCGAGTGGAACCAAGGAGAGTTTCCGTTCCTGTTTGTGCAGCTGGCCAACTACATGGAGGCAAAAGACAAGCCCTCCGAAAGTGGCTGGGCCATGTTGCGCGAGGCGCAGCAGCAGGCGCTCGCCCTCCCCAACACCGGAATGGCGGTAACCATAGACCTCGGGGAGTGGAACGACATACACCCCCTGCGCAAAAAGGAGGTGGGGCAAAGGCTGGCGCTCGCCGCCGAAAAGGTGGCCTACGGCGATAACGTCGTTCACGCTGGCCCCACCTACACCTCCATGCAGAAGAAGGGCAACAAAATTATCCTGAGCTTTGAGAACACAGGCAGCGGCCTGGTGGCAAAAGGCGGCGGGGAACTTAAGCGGTTCGCCATAGCGGGCCCGGACAAGCAGTTTACCTGGGCAAAAGCCAAAATCAAGGGGAATAAAGTAACCGTTTGGAGCGACAGCATCTCCCACCCTGTGGCTGTTCGCTACGCCTGGTCAGACAACCCTGAAGGCGCCAACCTGTACAACAAGGAGGGCTTACCCGCCTCCCCTTTCAGAACAGACCAGGAGCAGGCCCCGCAGCAAGGGCAGCTTTAG
- a CDS encoding Nramp family divalent metal transporter: MKTKDAEKDEKKEIRASTPAPPKGKDRWKWYGPGLIWMLSSVGSGSVLFTPRIGSRYEYSLLWVALVVFILMWVMIREVGRYTVVTGKSILDGFHDLSGSSGWAIWLIFVPQLVAAVVTIAGIAALAGSALMIALPGSQLLYAISLIVFSIVLVVSGRYRWVERATNALAALLVLIVVVTAVKVIPSGQALLSGAVPSIPQNFDIQFVLPWVGFILAGAAGIMWFSYWVVAREYGGPQASPEDVEHIPEDTGEEQERAGRLKEWFRIMGTTAAIGVAGGGLIIVAFMTLGAELLAPKGIVPQGIQVAEDLTRLLSEVWGRAGFWLLITAIVIALGGTVLANQDGWGRMFADASLILLAPWFRKTDKVAYNNRRDIHPSDKANGKEKRLYDLVTKRRQLKNAYAIVFCAAIPVALLFIVQDPVAILSIGGAVATAHTPIVVFLTLYLNHQRLPKALAPGFFTNFMMVVAGIFYLGFALFYFISKV, translated from the coding sequence ATGAAAACAAAAGACGCAGAAAAAGACGAGAAAAAAGAAATCCGCGCCTCCACTCCCGCACCGCCCAAGGGCAAAGACCGCTGGAAGTGGTATGGACCGGGCCTGATCTGGATGCTTTCGTCGGTGGGTTCAGGCTCTGTGCTGTTTACGCCGCGCATCGGCTCCCGCTACGAGTACTCCCTGCTTTGGGTAGCCCTGGTGGTGTTTATACTTATGTGGGTGATGATCCGGGAGGTGGGCCGCTACACCGTAGTAACCGGCAAGTCCATTCTCGACGGGTTCCACGACCTGTCGGGCAGCAGCGGCTGGGCCATCTGGCTCATCTTTGTGCCCCAGCTCGTGGCCGCCGTCGTCACGATAGCCGGTATCGCTGCGCTGGCCGGAAGCGCCCTGATGATCGCCCTCCCCGGCAGCCAGCTGCTTTATGCGATCAGCCTGATCGTGTTCTCAATCGTGCTGGTGGTATCGGGACGGTACCGGTGGGTGGAGCGGGCCACAAACGCCCTGGCCGCGCTCCTGGTGCTCATTGTGGTCGTTACAGCGGTTAAGGTGATACCCTCGGGCCAGGCACTGCTGTCGGGCGCGGTTCCGTCTATCCCCCAGAACTTCGACATACAGTTTGTGCTGCCGTGGGTGGGGTTTATACTTGCCGGGGCGGCCGGTATCATGTGGTTCTCCTATTGGGTGGTGGCCCGCGAGTACGGCGGCCCGCAGGCATCGCCGGAAGACGTGGAGCATATCCCGGAAGACACCGGCGAAGAGCAGGAGCGCGCCGGGCGCCTGAAAGAGTGGTTCCGGATTATGGGTACCACAGCGGCCATTGGTGTTGCAGGCGGCGGGCTTATCATCGTTGCCTTCATGACACTGGGCGCGGAGCTGCTGGCCCCAAAAGGCATAGTGCCCCAAGGCATACAGGTAGCCGAAGACCTTACCCGCCTGCTGTCGGAGGTCTGGGGCAGGGCCGGTTTCTGGCTGCTTATTACAGCCATTGTCATTGCTTTGGGCGGCACGGTGTTAGCCAACCAGGACGGCTGGGGGCGCATGTTTGCAGATGCCTCCCTTATCCTGCTGGCACCCTGGTTCAGGAAAACGGATAAAGTCGCCTACAACAACCGCCGCGACATCCACCCCTCTGATAAGGCCAACGGAAAGGAAAAGAGGCTCTATGACCTTGTCACCAAACGGCGGCAGCTAAAGAACGCCTATGCCATCGTCTTTTGTGCTGCCATCCCTGTTGCGCTGCTCTTTATCGTGCAGGACCCGGTAGCCATTCTTTCGATAGGAGGCGCAGTGGCCACCGCGCACACACCCATTGTGGTTTTCCTGACGCTGTACCTGAACCACCAGAGGCTTCCGAAAGCGCTCGCCCCCGGCTTCTTCACCAACTTTATGATGGTTGTGGCGGGGATATTCTACCTTGGCTTTGCCCTGTTTTACTTCATCAGTAAGGTTTAG